A region from the Lysobacter antibioticus genome encodes:
- a CDS encoding aminotransferase class IV — translation MIWLDGQLVDAEHAKVSVFDRGFLYGDGLFETLPVYDGMPFLLDEHLRRLQDGARALRYVDPPSEQHWRAAAAAVIGACKEPSSTLRLWMSRGRSAGLSCSGAHRPTWVAACLPARHYEPHIHEQGTTLFASQCVHPLPDQSPTAHKHANYLGSILAFDEAQTHAADEALLCNARGQVCEGAYSNLFFVLDGELITPPLSEGPLAGIARACVLSLAAALGLRHAERPLAYARLGEAEEAFMTNSLIGLAPIRRVVDARGTVAEWVPGPITRRLGAAYADLVRKRTGAAWPPVHRPSHTTQRS, via the coding sequence GTGATCTGGCTCGACGGCCAACTGGTGGACGCCGAACACGCCAAGGTCTCGGTGTTCGACCGCGGCTTTCTCTATGGCGACGGCCTGTTCGAGACCTTGCCGGTCTACGACGGCATGCCCTTCCTGCTCGACGAACATCTGCGCCGCTTGCAGGACGGCGCGCGCGCCTTGCGCTACGTCGACCCACCGTCCGAACAGCACTGGCGCGCGGCCGCGGCCGCGGTGATCGGCGCCTGCAAGGAGCCGTCCTCGACCCTGCGTCTGTGGATGAGCCGCGGCCGCAGCGCCGGCCTGTCCTGCAGCGGCGCGCATCGGCCGACCTGGGTCGCCGCCTGTCTGCCGGCGCGTCACTACGAGCCGCACATCCACGAGCAGGGCACGACCCTGTTCGCCAGCCAGTGCGTCCACCCGCTGCCCGACCAGTCGCCGACCGCGCACAAGCATGCCAACTACCTCGGCTCGATCCTGGCCTTCGACGAGGCGCAGACCCACGCCGCCGACGAAGCGCTGCTGTGCAACGCGCGCGGCCAGGTCTGCGAAGGCGCCTACAGCAACTTGTTCTTCGTGCTCGACGGCGAGCTGATCACCCCGCCCTTGAGCGAAGGCCCGCTCGCCGGCATCGCCCGCGCCTGCGTGCTGTCGCTGGCCGCGGCGCTGGGCCTGCGCCACGCCGAACGTCCGCTGGCCTATGCGCGGCTCGGCGAAGCCGAAGAGGCCTTCATGACCAATTCCCTGATCGGCCTGGCGCCGATCCGCCGCGTCGTCGACGCGCGCGGCACCGTGGCCGAATGGGTCCCGGGCCCGATCACGCGCCGCCTCGGCGCGGCCTATGCCGACCTAGTCCGCAAACGCACCGGTGCGGCCTGGCCGCCCGTCCACCGTCCTTCCCACACAACGCAACGATCCTAA
- a CDS encoding TenA family transcriptional regulator produces the protein MHVIEDIHARPDAPPALWGDLFPPGLLMELERHPFLRRCGEGERALEMLRAFLVQHSYYSENFTRYLCALMSRMPSNEDVRALAMNLVEETGLDRPHAVTHAELYRRCLAEIGVQPRSAPILAETSALIESMFHYCRSPDPLDGLAALCLGAEAIVPTLYGGILDGLRAAGYSNEQLHFFVLHVSEDEDHALVMRDIINRLLQDHPHRRAKVVAVGEDMIRLRMSLLDAVLARHPAVNG, from the coding sequence ATGCACGTCATCGAAGACATCCATGCCCGCCCGGACGCGCCGCCCGCGCTGTGGGGCGACCTGTTTCCGCCGGGGCTGCTGATGGAACTGGAACGCCATCCGTTCCTGCGCCGGTGCGGCGAAGGCGAGCGCGCGCTGGAGATGCTGCGCGCCTTCCTGGTCCAGCACAGCTATTACTCGGAAAACTTCACTCGCTATCTATGCGCGCTGATGTCGCGCATGCCGAGCAACGAGGACGTGCGCGCGCTGGCGATGAACCTGGTCGAGGAAACCGGCCTCGACCGTCCCCATGCGGTCACCCACGCCGAGCTGTACCGCCGCTGCCTGGCCGAGATCGGCGTGCAGCCGCGCAGTGCGCCGATCCTGGCCGAAACCTCGGCGCTGATCGAAAGCATGTTCCACTACTGCCGCTCGCCCGACCCGCTCGACGGCCTGGCGGCCCTGTGCCTGGGCGCCGAAGCGATCGTGCCGACCTTGTACGGCGGCATCCTCGACGGCCTGCGCGCGGCCGGCTACAGCAACGAGCAACTGCACTTCTTCGTCCTGCACGTCAGCGAAGACGAAGACCACGCCCTGGTCATGCGCGACATCATCAACCGCCTGCTGCAAGACCACCCGCACCGCCGGGCCAAGGTCGTCGCCGTCGGCGAAGACATGATCCGCCTGCGCATGAGCCTGCTCGACGCGGTGCTGGCGCGGCATCCGGCGGTTAATGGTTGA